A part of Miscanthus floridulus cultivar M001 chromosome 6, ASM1932011v1, whole genome shotgun sequence genomic DNA contains:
- the LOC136458586 gene encoding uncharacterized protein, producing MAVSSRFPSQPAARGLLRRTPPRILPVERTPRRLALVVPAVCGGPGPGGSPVPRRPPPPADAATVAPTLAPSSAIDFLTLCHRLKTTKRKGWINHSIKGPESIADHMYRMALMALIAGDLPAVDRERCIKIAIVHDIAEAIVGDITPSDGIPKAEKSRREQAALDEMCEVLGGGPIADEIKELWEEYENNSSIEANLVKDFDKVEMILQALEYEKEHGKVLDEFFLSTSGKFQTDIGKSWAAEVNARRKEGCGKQK from the exons ATGGCGGTGAGCTCGCGGTTTCCCTCCCAACCCGCGGCGCGCGGCCTCCTGCGGCGCACCCCGCCGCGCATCCTCCCCGTCGAGCGCACGCCGCGCCGCCTCGCCCTGGTCGTCCCCGCCGTCTGCGGGGGGCCTGGACCGGGCGGATCGCCCGTTCCCAGGCGCCCGCCACCGCCGGCGGACGCCGCGACCGTGGCGCCGACCTTGGCGCCGTCGTCGGCCATCGATTTCCTCACGCTGTGTCATCGCCTCAAG ACCACCAAAAGGAAAGGATGGATAAACCATAGCATCAAGGGCCCTGAGTCTATTGCTGATCACATGTACCGAATGGCCTTGATGGCTCTGATTGCTGGTGATCTGCCTGCTGTCGATCGAGAAAG GTGTATCAAAATTGCTATTGTGCATGACATTGCTGAAG CTATTGTTGGTGACATTACCCCATCGGATGGTATACCTAAGGCTGAAAAAAGCCGGCGTGAACAGGCAGCTCTAGATGAAATGTGTGAAGTTCTTGGTGGTGGGCCAATTG CTGATGAGATTAAAGAGCTGTGGGAAGAATATGAAAACAATTCTTCTATTGAAGCCAATCTTGTAAAAGATTTTGATAAA GTGGAAATGATTCTTCAAGCATTGGAATATGAGAAAG AACATGGCAAAGTGCTAGATGAGTTCTTTCTCTCCACTTCTG GCAAGTTCCAGACAGACATCGGTAAGAGCTGGGCTGCTGAAGTAAACGCGAGGAGAAAGGAGGGATGCGGAAAGCAGAAGTAG